A window of the Deltaproteobacteria bacterium genome harbors these coding sequences:
- a CDS encoding response regulator, producing the protein MSDGLDVIIVDDEPNLCEVIAETIRRFYTWGEVIPFTDVDEAISHCLGRDTGIAIFVLDVFLGEKSGFYFLDAIEKKFPSAHEDTIMITGYASDDVVNMCVASDVNHLLEKPIKPYALQLAVRAIVGKYLKFAKKLLRDPAFAESVARF; encoded by the coding sequence ATGTCTGATGGATTAGATGTTATTATCGTCGATGACGAACCAAATCTATGTGAAGTGATCGCAGAGACCATCCGGAGATTTTATACATGGGGTGAGGTCATTCCCTTTACAGATGTCGATGAGGCAATATCGCATTGTCTAGGTCGTGATACCGGCATTGCCATATTCGTATTAGATGTATTTCTTGGCGAAAAAAGTGGATTTTATTTTCTTGATGCCATTGAGAAAAAATTTCCCTCAGCTCATGAAGACACGATAATGATCACCGGATACGCCAGTGATGATGTGGTAAATATGTGCGTGGCTTCGGACGTTAACCATTTACTGGAAAAACCGATTAAACCATACGCATTGCAACTTGCGGTTAGGGCCATAGTGGGGAAATACCTGAAATTTGCCAAGAAGCTCCTGCGAGATCCAGCCTTTGCCGAGAGCGTGGCAAGATTTTAA